A region from the Alnus glutinosa chromosome 5, dhAlnGlut1.1, whole genome shotgun sequence genome encodes:
- the LOC133869640 gene encoding cysteine-rich receptor-like protein kinase 44 isoform X2 → MASFPISVALVLFTLLCLSMEAAATEYIYHFCSDTATFTPNSTYQSNLYQLFSSLSSNSTRQDGFYNNTVGRNASDSVYGLFLCRGDLTVQDCQACVASATQDLTQKYCPVAQEAIIYYEECMLRYSYRYFFSTMITAPSINQPNRHNISDPVRFNQLLTETMSGLITQVANDGTSDKKFATKAASFTGSQILYTLEQCTPDISSSDCSTCIQTAIALQSKCCGGLQGVRVMLPSCRIRYEMYQFYRTLNIAPTPTPIPAILPPSPSPSSQNSGKRKISSLGIILSIVAATVVLLVMGFYLLRRARTAVQYQIAANDVSTVEKLDDSLQFDLATIEAATNNFLEDNKLGTGGFGEVYKGVLPNGEEIAVKRLSRTSRQGNEEFKNEIVLVAKLQHRNLVRLLGFCFEGEEKILVYEFVRNKSLDKFICDPEKQRLLDWATRYNIIGGIARGILYLHEDSRLKIIHRDLKASNILLDEDMNPKIADFGISKIFEVDQTQGNTSRIIGTYGYMAPEYATYGRFSAKSDVYSFGVLIFEILSGKTNSSFYQIENAEDLNSYAWKLWKDGRPLELLDPSLGDSYSSNEVMRCIHIGLSCVQENPADRPTMTSILLMLNSYSMTLQVPQEPASVLKRRAEPSMPINEPEPNQPSSNSMQWSVNGQTITELDPR, encoded by the exons ATGGCTTCCTTCCCCATCTCCGTGGCCCTAGTGCTCTTTACCTTGCTCTGCCTGAGCATGGAAGCTGCGGCAACTGAGTATATCTACCATTTCTGTTCAGACACCGCTACTTTCACTCCCAACAGCACCTATCAGTCCAATCTCTATCAACTCTTTTCCTCCCTTTCCTCCAACTCCACACGTCAAGATGGGTTCTACAACAACACCGTAGGACGAAACGCCTCAGACTCTGTCTACGGCCTCTTCCTCTGCCGTGGTGACCTCACAGTTCAAGACTGCCAAGCTTGCGTAGCAAGTGCAACCCAAGATCTGACTCAGAAGTACTGCCCCGTAGCACAAGAGGCCATAATCTACTACGAGGAGTGCATGTTACGCTACTCATACCGATATTTCTTCTCCACCATGATCACCGCTCCTAGTATCAACCAACCTAATAGACACAATATTTCTGATCCAGTTCGCTTTAACCAACTATTGACAGAGACGATGAGTGGTTTAATAACCCAGGTTGCAAATGATGGAACCAGTGACAAAAAGTTTGCAACAAAAGCAGCAAGTTTTACTGGGTCCCAAATACTCTACACCCTCGAGCAGTGCACGCCTGACATATCCAGCTCTGATTGCAGTACATGTATACAGACAGCGATAGCGTTACAGTCGAAATGTTGTGGTGGACTCCAAGGAGTAAGGGTTATGTTACCTAGCTGTAGAATCAGGTATGAAATGTACCAGTTTTACCGAACGCTTAATATTGCACCGACTCCAACGCCTATTCCAGCAATTCTTCCTCCTTCGCCTTCACCTTCGTCACAGAATTCAg GAAAACGCAAAATCTCATCTCTGGGGATCATCCTTTCGATTGTTGCTGCTACGGTGGTGCTGTTGGTTATGGGCTTCTATTTGCTAAGGAGAGCGAGAACTGCTGTACAATATCAAATTG CGGCGAATGATGTTTCAACCGTGGAGAAACTTGATGACTCCTTGCAATTTGATTTGGCTACGATTGAAGCTGCTACAAACAACTTCTTGGAAGATAACAAGCTAGGTACAGGTGGATTTGGCGAGGTTTACAAG GGTGTACTTCCAAATGGCGAAGAAATAGCTGTCAAGAGACTTTCAAGAACCTCTAGACAAGGTAACGaggaatttaaaaatgaaattgtttTGGTGGCCAAGCTTCAACACCGAAACCTTGTACGACTATTAGGATTTTGCTtcgaaggagaagaaaagatacTCGTTTACGAATTTGTACGCAACAAAAGTCTTGACAAATTTATATGCG ACCCTGAAAAACAAAGACTATTGGATTGGGCAACACGTTACAATATTATTGGAGGGATTGCTCGTGGGATCCTCtatcttcatgaagattctCGTTTGAAAATTATACATCGTGATCTTAAAGCTAGTAACATATTATTAGATGAGGatatgaatccaaaaattgCAGATTTCGGCATTTCCAAGATCTTTGAAGTTGATCAAACTCAAGGAAATACAAGTAGAATCATTGGAACATA TGGTTACATGGCTCCAGAATATGCAACATATGGACGGTTTTCTGCCAAATCAGATGTATATAGTTTTGGTGTcttaatttttgagattttaagTGGGAAGACGAATAGTTCTTTCTATCAAATAGAAAATGCTGAGGACCTCAACAGCTAT GCTTGGAAGCTTTGGAAGGATGGAAGACCTTTGGAGTTGTTGGATCCATCTTTGGGAGACTCTTACTCAAGTAACGAAGTCATGAGGTGTATCCATATTGGCTTATCTTGTGTTCAGGAAAATCCAGCTGACAGGCCCACTATGACATCAATACTTCTTATGCTAAACAGTTACTCTATGACTCTTCAAGTACCTCAGGAGCCAGCATCTGTCCTTAAAAGGAGAGCAGAGCCAAGCATGCCAATAAATGAGCCTGAGCCAAATCAACCTTCAAGCAACTCAATGCAATGGTCCGTTAACGGACAAACTATTACTGAACTTGACCCTCGATAG
- the LOC133869640 gene encoding cysteine-rich receptor-like protein kinase 44 isoform X1 — translation MASFPISVALVLFTLLCLSMEAAATEYIYHFCSDTATFTPNSTYQSNLYQLFSSLSSNSTRQDGFYNNTVGRNASDSVYGLFLCRGDLTVQDCQACVASATQDLTQKYCPVAQEAIIYYEECMLRYSYRYFFSTMITAPSINQPNRHNISDPVRFNQLLTETMSGLITQVANDGTSDKKFATKAASFTGSQILYTLEQCTPDISSSDCSTCIQTAIALQSKCCGGLQGVRVMLPSCRIRYEMYQFYRTLNIAPTPTPIPAILPPSPSPSSQNSGKRKISSLGIILSIVAATVVLLVMGFYLLRRARTAVQYQIAACAAANDVSTVEKLDDSLQFDLATIEAATNNFLEDNKLGTGGFGEVYKGVLPNGEEIAVKRLSRTSRQGNEEFKNEIVLVAKLQHRNLVRLLGFCFEGEEKILVYEFVRNKSLDKFICDPEKQRLLDWATRYNIIGGIARGILYLHEDSRLKIIHRDLKASNILLDEDMNPKIADFGISKIFEVDQTQGNTSRIIGTYGYMAPEYATYGRFSAKSDVYSFGVLIFEILSGKTNSSFYQIENAEDLNSYAWKLWKDGRPLELLDPSLGDSYSSNEVMRCIHIGLSCVQENPADRPTMTSILLMLNSYSMTLQVPQEPASVLKRRAEPSMPINEPEPNQPSSNSMQWSVNGQTITELDPR, via the exons ATGGCTTCCTTCCCCATCTCCGTGGCCCTAGTGCTCTTTACCTTGCTCTGCCTGAGCATGGAAGCTGCGGCAACTGAGTATATCTACCATTTCTGTTCAGACACCGCTACTTTCACTCCCAACAGCACCTATCAGTCCAATCTCTATCAACTCTTTTCCTCCCTTTCCTCCAACTCCACACGTCAAGATGGGTTCTACAACAACACCGTAGGACGAAACGCCTCAGACTCTGTCTACGGCCTCTTCCTCTGCCGTGGTGACCTCACAGTTCAAGACTGCCAAGCTTGCGTAGCAAGTGCAACCCAAGATCTGACTCAGAAGTACTGCCCCGTAGCACAAGAGGCCATAATCTACTACGAGGAGTGCATGTTACGCTACTCATACCGATATTTCTTCTCCACCATGATCACCGCTCCTAGTATCAACCAACCTAATAGACACAATATTTCTGATCCAGTTCGCTTTAACCAACTATTGACAGAGACGATGAGTGGTTTAATAACCCAGGTTGCAAATGATGGAACCAGTGACAAAAAGTTTGCAACAAAAGCAGCAAGTTTTACTGGGTCCCAAATACTCTACACCCTCGAGCAGTGCACGCCTGACATATCCAGCTCTGATTGCAGTACATGTATACAGACAGCGATAGCGTTACAGTCGAAATGTTGTGGTGGACTCCAAGGAGTAAGGGTTATGTTACCTAGCTGTAGAATCAGGTATGAAATGTACCAGTTTTACCGAACGCTTAATATTGCACCGACTCCAACGCCTATTCCAGCAATTCTTCCTCCTTCGCCTTCACCTTCGTCACAGAATTCAg GAAAACGCAAAATCTCATCTCTGGGGATCATCCTTTCGATTGTTGCTGCTACGGTGGTGCTGTTGGTTATGGGCTTCTATTTGCTAAGGAGAGCGAGAACTGCTGTACAATATCAAATTG CTGCATGTGCAGCGGCGAATGATGTTTCAACCGTGGAGAAACTTGATGACTCCTTGCAATTTGATTTGGCTACGATTGAAGCTGCTACAAACAACTTCTTGGAAGATAACAAGCTAGGTACAGGTGGATTTGGCGAGGTTTACAAG GGTGTACTTCCAAATGGCGAAGAAATAGCTGTCAAGAGACTTTCAAGAACCTCTAGACAAGGTAACGaggaatttaaaaatgaaattgtttTGGTGGCCAAGCTTCAACACCGAAACCTTGTACGACTATTAGGATTTTGCTtcgaaggagaagaaaagatacTCGTTTACGAATTTGTACGCAACAAAAGTCTTGACAAATTTATATGCG ACCCTGAAAAACAAAGACTATTGGATTGGGCAACACGTTACAATATTATTGGAGGGATTGCTCGTGGGATCCTCtatcttcatgaagattctCGTTTGAAAATTATACATCGTGATCTTAAAGCTAGTAACATATTATTAGATGAGGatatgaatccaaaaattgCAGATTTCGGCATTTCCAAGATCTTTGAAGTTGATCAAACTCAAGGAAATACAAGTAGAATCATTGGAACATA TGGTTACATGGCTCCAGAATATGCAACATATGGACGGTTTTCTGCCAAATCAGATGTATATAGTTTTGGTGTcttaatttttgagattttaagTGGGAAGACGAATAGTTCTTTCTATCAAATAGAAAATGCTGAGGACCTCAACAGCTAT GCTTGGAAGCTTTGGAAGGATGGAAGACCTTTGGAGTTGTTGGATCCATCTTTGGGAGACTCTTACTCAAGTAACGAAGTCATGAGGTGTATCCATATTGGCTTATCTTGTGTTCAGGAAAATCCAGCTGACAGGCCCACTATGACATCAATACTTCTTATGCTAAACAGTTACTCTATGACTCTTCAAGTACCTCAGGAGCCAGCATCTGTCCTTAAAAGGAGAGCAGAGCCAAGCATGCCAATAAATGAGCCTGAGCCAAATCAACCTTCAAGCAACTCAATGCAATGGTCCGTTAACGGACAAACTATTACTGAACTTGACCCTCGATAG
- the LOC133869641 gene encoding peroxisomal 2,4-dienoyl-CoA reductase [(3E)-enoyl-CoA-producing]-like: MESPFKADILKGKVALLTGGASGIGYEISHQLGKHGASIAIMGRRSHVLEAAVDSLQSHGIPAIGLEGDVRKREDAVRVLESTIKHFGRLDILVNSAAGNFLAAAEDLSPNGFRTVIDIDSVGTFTMCHEALKYLKKGGPGKDISDSNGGTIINISATLHYTATWYQIHVSAAKAAVDSITRSLALEWGTDYNIRVNGVAPGPIEDTAGASKLAPKEIISSRQHMPLFKLGEKWDIAMAALYLASDAGKYINGTTLVVDGGQWLSQPRYLPKEAVKQVSRAVERRSRATPTGVPKSKL; encoded by the exons ATGGAGTCTCCCTTCAAGGCTGACATACTGAAGGGGAAGGTGGCGCTGTTGACAGGGGGAGCGTCAGGAATCGGGTATGAGATATCGCATCAACTGGGGAAACATGGAGCCTCTATTGCCATCATGGGCCGCCGCAGCCACGTCCTTGAAGCTGCCGTTGACTCCCTTCAATCTCATGGAATTCct GCTATTGGACTAGAGGGAGATGTTCGCAAAAGAGAAGACGCAGTTAGAGTTCTGGAATCAACTATTAAGCATTTTGGCAGGCTTGACATTCTTGTGAATTCTGCAGCTGGAAATTTCCTTGCAGCAGCAGAGGATCTATCTCCTAATGGCTTCCGGACAG TAATAGACATAGATTCTGTTGGCACTTTTACAATGTGCCATGAAGCACTCAAGTACCTCAAGAAAGGGGGACCAGGGAAAGACATCTCTGACTCTAATGGTGGAACAATCATAAATATAAGTGCAACTTTGCATTATACAGCTACTTGGTATCAAATTCATGTATCTGCTGCCAAG GCAGCAGTTGATAGCATTACGAGAAGCTTAGCATTGGAGTGGGGAACAGATTACAACATTAGAGTCAATGGGGTTGCACCAGGACCCATTGAAGACACTGCTGGTGCTAGTAAACTAGCACCTAAGGAAATAATTAGCAGTAGACAGCACATGCCTTTATTTAAACTGGGGGAGAAATGGGATATTGCTATGGCTGCTCTCTATCTTGCATCTGATGCCG GGAAATATATCAATGGAACAACATTGGTGGTCGATGGAGGACAATGGCTGAGCCAACCCCGCTATCTGCCCAAAGAGGCGGTGAAGCAGGTGTCTAGAGCGGTGGAAAGGAGGTCCAGAGCTACACCAACTGGGGTTCCTAAGAGCAAGCTATAA